From the Pomacea canaliculata isolate SZHN2017 linkage group LG14, ASM307304v1, whole genome shotgun sequence genome, one window contains:
- the LOC112555349 gene encoding probable 4-coumarate--CoA ligase 3, with translation MMHGMTPDDTVVSRLRYWSVTSPETPAFVYVTPDGERYAYSRKELYSLSRRAATWLSQRGVGKKEVLLCLIPTSPEQTFTSLGATVLGATTMCTMIQYRDGSDIVPVINCGDVTTIVVDQTDKQAINALETFIPNLSPGSVTSPAAPSLKTVIFCNRFPKESELSFLDSIAMEEEAEVVDVGPDDLATIFVTSGTSGQPKLVPRTHRQVMAMAAQGSNIWSASGADVYYSPSSFGWVSGYPSDYCGFAKTRVVPYVKGSRPKDEDKFLWNLLMEENVKIMFTSPLRLQGLLARADLLQSDVTWRAKAIIFRGSVIRKEFGSVLGPLTSKLLVFYGCTEVGIVSEKFYFGDDAEVQDCNCGKPGKDLQVKIVDDNLEEVPPYTKGEIIIKHNGIFSGYLKQPELTASATPEEGWFRPGDIGYINDEGEVFVEGRKSEVISIGTWMMHPQPLESLLMKCPGVHDVAVVAIPDKDFDNLPCVCVVQDPRPEAPLLVPDDLLRACAEYFQDSFLQENKSRDAGVPKVCLVFDKFPVNINGKVQRTALRALAMERLGLQKTVC, from the exons ATGATGCACGGTATGACTCCTGATGACACAGTGGTCTCACGACTGCGGTACTggagtgtgacgtcaccagagaCACCAGCTTTTGTCTACGTCACACCTGACGGCGAGCGTTATGCTTACTCAAGAAAGGAACTCTACTCCTTGTCACGAAG ggcaGCCACTTGGTTAAGTCAGCGAGgagtaggaaagaaagaagtcCTTCTGTGCTTGATACCAACATCTCCTGAACAAACATTTACATCGCTGGGAGCAACGGTCTTGGGAGCAACGACGATGTGTACGATGATTCAGTATCGGGACGGTTCCGACATTGTGCCTGTGATCAACTGTGGAGATGTCACAACCATTGTCGTGGACCAGACAGACAAGCAAGCCATTAATGCCTTGGAGACCTTTATCCCCAACCTGTCACCTGGGTCTGTCACAAGCCCTGCTGCTCCTTCATTGAAAACTGTCATCTTCTGCAACCGGTTCCCCAAAGAATCAGAATTGTCGTTCCTTGACTCGATCGCCATGGAAGAAGAAGCCGAAGTCGTTGACGTGGGTCCTGATGACCTGGCGACGATATTTGTGACATCTGGAACCTCAGGGCAACCGAAGCTTGTTCCTCGAACTCACAG GCAGGTCATGGCTATGGCTGCCCAAGGAAGTAATATCTGGAGTGCATCGGGTGCAGATGTTTACTACAGCCCGTCCTCGTTTGGGTGGGTGTCTGGCTACCCGAGTGATTACTGTGGCTTCGCTAAGACACGCGTTGTTCCCTACGTTAAAG GCTCGCGACCAAAAGATGAAGACAAATTCCTGTGGAACCTGCTGATGGAAGAAAATGTCAAGATTATGTTCACATCGCCCCTAAGGCTTCAAGGTCTGCTTGCACGCGCTGACCTCCTGCAGTCTGACGTCACCTGGCGCGCGAAGGCGATTATTTTCCGGGGTAGCGTGATCCGGAAGGAGTTTGGCAGTGTGCTTGGACCTTTGACCTCCAAGCTGCTCGTGTTCTACGGGTGCACGGAGGTGGGGATAGTCTCGGAGAAGTTTTATTTCGGCGATGATGCAGAG GTCCAGGATTGTAACTGTGGCAAGCCTGGGAAAGACCTGCAGGTCAAGATCGTCGATGACAATCTCGAGGAAGTTCCACCGTATAccaaaggggagataatcatCAAGCATAACGGCATTTTCTCCGGGTATCTGAAGCAGCCCGAGCTCACAGCATCAGCAACACCGGAAGAAGGCTGGTTCAGACCTGGCGATATTGGCTACATCAACGACGAAGGCGAGGTCTTTGTCGAGGGGAGAAAATCTGAAGTCATTTCAATCGGCACCTGGATGATGCATCCCCAG CCGCTGGAGTCCCTTCTCATGAAGTGTCCGGGAGTGCATGACGTGGCTGTGGTGGCTATCCCCGACAAGGACTTCGACAACCTTCCGTGTGTGTGCGTCGTGCAGGATCCCAGACCGGAAGCCCCGCTCCTAGTGCCTGACGATCTCCTTCGCGCATGCGCCGAGTATTTCCAGGACAGTTTTCTCCAGGAGAACAAGTCTCGTGATGCAGGTGTTCCCAAGGTGTGTCTGGTGTTTGACAAGTTTCCTGTGAATATTAACGGCAAAGTTCAGCGAACCGCCTTACGAGCTCTGGCCATGGAGAGGTTGGGACtacagaaaacagtttgttag
- the LOC112555350 gene encoding uncharacterized protein LOC112555350: MAMQSYEICPTADGDVIFNGSSLGWISGYPFLYFAFGQTRVVPYVKKSPPDDEDKFLLDVLRQEKVTQLFTSPASLKKLLARNDLLKTPFTWTVRTVIFGGSVFRKEFSRILEKLSVEIRVRYGCTEIGFAAYKVYTDKVQMEDFKCGKPVKGVEIMVVDDNLKEVPPNTKGNIMIKNNGFFSGYLKQPALTAVALPEEGWFRPGDIGWLNDEGEIFIEGRQSEAISIGSFKMFPQPLESHLMKCPGVYDVAVVAIPDKDFENVPCICLVRYPTPEGDEVVPEELIRRCSEYFQESFVHENIEQELGVPKVCLVFDKFPVNSNGKLQRRALRDMAIERLFIRQTEI; this comes from the exons ATGGCAATGCAGAGCTATGAGATATGCCCCACAGCAGACGGTGATGTTATATTCAATGGCAGCTCCCTTGGGTGGATTTCTGGGTACCCGTTCCTCTACTTTGCGTTTGGACAAACACGGGTGGTTCCCTACGTGAAAA AATCGCCAcctgatgatgaagacaaattCCTGCTGGATGTGTTACGACAAGAGAAAGTCACACAACTGTTTACTTCACCTGCAAGCCTGAAGAAATTGCTGGCACGCAATGACCTCCTGAAGACTCCCTTTACCTGGACGGTTAGAACCGTTATTTTTGGAGGCAGCGTCTTCAGGAAGGAGTTTTCCCGTATTCTGGAAAAACTGAGCGTGGAAATACGAGTGCGGTATGGGTGTACGGAGATTGGCTTTGCCGCCTACAAGGTGTACACCGACAAGGTCCAG ATGGAAGACTTCAAATGCGGGAAGCCTGTGAAAGGTGTGGAGATCATGGTTGTGGATGACAATCTCAAGGAAGTTCCTCCGAATACCAAAGGGAACATCATGATCAAGAACAACGGCTTTTTCTCTGGGTACCTGAAGCAGCCAGCTCTGACAGCGGTCGCCCTACCGGAGGAGGGTTGGTTTAGGCCCGGTGACATTGGGTGGCTCAACGATGAAGGCGAAATCTTTATTGAGGGAAGACAATCGGAAGCTATTTCAATTGGGAGTTTCAAGATGTTTCCACAG CCGCTGGAGTCCCACCTCATGAAGTGTCCAGGAGTGTATGATGTGGCTGTGGTGGCTATCCCTGACAAGGACTTCGAGAATGTTCCGTGCATCTGCCTCGTGCGGTATCCCACACCCGAGGGCGACGAAGTTGTACCCGAAGAACTTATTCGCAGATGTTCCGAGTATTTCCAAGAAAGTTTTGTCCATGAAAACATAGAACAAGAACTCGGCGTTCCTAAAGTGTGTCTGGTGTTTGACAAGTTCCCTGTGAATTCCAACGGCAAGTTGCAGCGAAGAGCTTTACGAGATATGGCTATAGAGAGACTTTTCATCAGGCAGACTGAAATCTGA
- the LOC112554865 gene encoding probable 4-coumarate--CoA ligase 3 yields the protein MFGLSADDTVTSRLRYWSVTSPETLAFVYVTPDGQRFAYTRKELFSMSRRAASWLHKRNVCKSDVLLCLVPTSPEQMLIALGTELLGATVMCTNMQYRDGSDISPLMKNADVTTLVVDETDQQAIAALQTFIPNLSAPSVISEAVPSLKSVIFCNRFSQLSFLVAVVAEEEGDLADVSPDDVTTIFATSGSSGQPKLVTRTHREVMTMGLNYYQCCLHTESRPKMGVHYNSSSFGWMSGYPSIYFTSGKTKVVPYFKGAPPNDEAKFLMDLLKKESVDSAVLLPPTIKTLLARADLLQCDVTWRLPLIITGANAVRTDVAPAIGPLTSELRVVYGCTEVGFVSYKTYDDPGKVVNFNCGRHVDGMAVKIVDDNLREVPPNTKGEVMIKHNGFFTGYLNQPDLTADATPEDGWFRPRDLAYINNEGDLFVEGRQSEVIAISSWRFYPQLLESHLMECPGVHDVAVVAIPDKDFENLPCVCVVQDPRPEAPRVVPDHLLRACAEYFQDSFVQLSKQAELSVPKVCLVFDKFPLNPNGKVQRRALRALAVERLGLLTDK from the exons ATGTTTGGATTGTCTGCTGATGACACAGTAACGTCTCGATTACGTTACTGGAGTGTGACGTCGCCAGAGACGCTGGCGTTTGTCTACGTCACTCCTGACGGCCAGCGGTTTGCTTACACAAGGAAGGAGCTGTTCTCTATGTCACGCAG AGCAGCCAGTTGGCTTCATAAGCGAAACGTGTGCAAAAGTGACGTCCTTCTCTGCCTCGTTCCGACATCACCAGAGCAGATGTTGATCGCCCTTGGAACGGAGTTGCTAGGGGCGACAGTgatgtgtacaaacatgcagTACAGAGACGGATCCGACATTTCGCCTTTGATGAAAAACGCTGACGTCACGACCTTAGTGGTGGACGAGACAGACCAACAAGCCATCGCTGCCCTACAGACCTTCATCCCCAACTTGTCTGCTCCATCGGTCATCAGCGAAGCTGTTCCGTCGTTAAAATCTGTTATCTTCTGTAATCGCTTCTCACAGTTGTCCTTCTTGGTAGCTGTAGTCGCTGAGGAAGAAGGAGACCTTGCTGACGTCAGTCCTGATGATGTCACGACGATTTTCGCGACCTCTGGTAGCTCCGGGCAACCGAAGCTAGTGACCAGAACCCACAG gGAGGTCATGACCATGGGGTTAAATTATTACCAGTGTTGCCTCCACACAGAGTCAAGACCCAAAATGGGAGTCCACTACAATTCCAGCTCATTTGGTTGGATGTCTGGCTATCCTTCGATATATTTTACGAGTGGGAAGACGAAGGTAGTTCCTTACTTCAAAG GAGCTCCTCCAAATGATGAGGCCAAGTTCTTGATGGACTTGTTGAAGAAAGAGTCCGTTGACAGCGCAGTGTTATTACCGCCAACAATCAAGACCCTACTGGCACGCGCTGACCTCTtgcagtgtgacgtcacgtggcgCTTGCCCTTGATCATCACTGGAGCCAACGCAGTCAGGACAGATGTTGCCCCTGCCATAGGACCTTTGACCTCTGAGCTGAGGGTGGTCTACGGATGCACTGAAGTAGGTTTTGTCTCATACAAAACCTACGACGATCCCGGCAAG GTCGTGAATTTTAACTGCGGGAGGCATGTAGACGGAATGGCAGTGAAAATTGTCGACGACAATCTGAGAGAAGTTCCTCCCAACACCAAAGGGGAGGTAATGATCAAACACAACGGCTTCTTCACCGGGTACCTCAATCAGCCAGATCTCACAGCAGACGCCACACCAGAAGACGGGTGGTTCAGACCTCGAGACCTTGCTTACATCAACAACGAGGGTGATCTCTTTGTTGAGGGGAGACAATCGGAGGTCATTGCCATAAGCAGCTGGAGGTTTTACCcacag CTACTGGAGTCCCACCTCATGGAGTGTCCCGGAGTGCATGACGTGGCTGTGGTGGCTATCCCCGACAAGGATTTCGAGAACCTTCCATGTGTGTGCGTCGTGCAGGATCCCAGACCGGAAGCCCCGCGCGTGGTTCCTGACCACCTCCTTCGCGCATGCGCCGAGTATTTCCAGGACAGTTTTGTCCAGTTGAGCAAGCAGGCAGAACTAAGCGTTCCTAAGGTGTGTCTGGTGTTTGACAAGTTTCCTCTCAATCCCAATGGAAAAGTACAACGAAGAGCTCTACGAGCTCTGGCTGTGGAGAGACTCGGGCTGCTGACTGACAAGTGA